The following coding sequences are from one Virgibacillus necropolis window:
- a CDS encoding MFS transporter, translating to MMGESGQGSNKIIVGIVLAVLTFWLFAQSMINIIPVMQKDLGVTLGTLNISTSLTALFSGLFIVVAGGISDRSGRKKLTYIGLLLSIIGSLLLIVSNNATILITARAIQGISAACIMPATLSLISSNFEGKGRQRALSFWSFGSWGGGGLTAIVGGAIATYMGWRWIFIVSIAVTLLSMFLLRDIKESKAENLKKKKFDFTGFFIFTIAILMINIVVTRGQDFGWTNLLTITLIVGAIAATILFFAVERKKKNQFIDFSIFKIGAYTGSVVSNFFQNGIFATIVVTNTYGQMARGFTPFQTGLLTVGNVIAILVMIRVGEKMLQKMGAKKPMLIAIVISMIGMSMTAMTFLPDLAYIIVVFIGFLIAGIGIGMYATPSIDTAIANIPDDKVGIASGIYKMASSLGYAFGLSITTAVFGVLLASNIHLAASIGVLVNVIFAVMALIFITKFVHHSEGLEEVDSTETKQVSKDLAANQN from the coding sequence ATAATGGGAGAATCAGGTCAAGGCTCGAATAAAATTATTGTTGGTATTGTGCTTGCGGTTCTTACGTTTTGGTTATTTGCCCAATCGATGATCAATATTATCCCGGTGATGCAAAAAGATTTAGGGGTTACGCTTGGAACTTTAAATATTTCTACGAGTCTGACAGCACTATTTTCTGGTCTTTTTATTGTCGTTGCTGGGGGAATTTCTGATCGCTCAGGAAGAAAGAAGTTAACATACATCGGTCTTCTGTTGAGCATTATTGGAAGTTTGCTGCTCATTGTTTCCAACAATGCAACGATATTGATTACCGCACGGGCAATCCAGGGGATCTCAGCTGCCTGCATTATGCCCGCAACGCTTTCACTTATCAGTTCAAATTTTGAAGGGAAAGGCAGACAACGTGCACTTAGCTTTTGGTCTTTCGGATCATGGGGAGGCGGTGGCTTAACTGCGATTGTTGGTGGAGCTATTGCCACTTACATGGGCTGGAGATGGATTTTTATCGTATCTATCGCAGTTACATTATTATCCATGTTCTTGCTAAGAGATATAAAAGAAAGCAAGGCAGAAAATTTAAAGAAGAAAAAATTTGATTTCACAGGATTCTTTATATTTACGATTGCAATACTGATGATTAATATCGTTGTGACACGGGGGCAGGATTTTGGCTGGACAAACCTGTTAACAATTACTCTTATTGTAGGTGCTATTGCAGCAACAATCCTATTTTTTGCCGTTGAAAGAAAGAAGAAAAACCAGTTTATTGACTTTTCTATTTTCAAAATAGGAGCTTATACAGGATCTGTTGTATCAAACTTCTTTCAAAATGGAATCTTCGCTACGATAGTTGTTACAAATACGTATGGTCAAATGGCAAGGGGATTTACACCTTTTCAGACAGGGTTACTTACTGTTGGAAATGTCATTGCCATATTAGTCATGATTCGCGTTGGGGAAAAAATGCTCCAGAAAATGGGTGCAAAAAAGCCAATGCTTATTGCAATTGTCATCTCTATGATAGGAATGAGTATGACAGCGATGACATTTTTACCAGATTTAGCTTATATCATTGTCGTATTTATCGGCTTTTTAATTGCCGGGATTGGTATCGGCATGTATGCCACACCTTCTATTGATACAGCAATTGCAAATATTCCAGATGACAAAGTGGGAATTGCTTCAGGAATTTATAAGATGGCAAGTTCTTTGGGATATGCATTCGGACTCTCCATTACAACGGCAGTATTTGGCGTGCTGCTTGCAAGTAATATTCACCTTGCTGCTTCTATTGGGGTTTTAGTAAATGTTATTTTTGCAGTAATGGCACTGATCTTTATTACAAAATTCGTACACCACAGTGAAGGCTTGGAGGAGGTAGACTCCACAGAAACAAAACAAGTAAGTAAAGATTTAGCTGCAAATCAGAATTAA
- the speB gene encoding agmatinase, whose product MVKPEEKQILNLPFTGISTYGKYPVCPDLNELDADVAVIGVPNDMGTQWKSGARMGPRGIREGSTLYSFGLDGAYDIENDITYLGPDWKVVDCGDVDIIHGDLMQSHENTEASIRKIVSKGAMPVVLGGDHSITAAVGKGLEELGPFHVIQIDAHLDWADHRSGQRYGHGNCIRRLSELDHVQEIFQFGIRGISSSLKEDVDAAREYGSTILSPRKMRKMGVEEVLAQIPKGEKYYVTIDIDGMDPSIAPGTGTPSPGGLLYDEVNELLEGIAKRGEVVAFDLVEVAPPYDPTGMTGQTAARISLDLLSYVLKQKELQSKEEEALASQK is encoded by the coding sequence ATGGTTAAACCTGAAGAAAAACAAATTTTAAATTTACCTTTCACTGGAATTTCCACTTACGGAAAATACCCAGTTTGTCCGGATCTTAATGAATTAGATGCAGACGTTGCAGTAATTGGAGTGCCTAACGATATGGGAACACAGTGGAAGTCCGGAGCAAGAATGGGCCCACGTGGAATTAGAGAAGGGTCTACATTGTACAGTTTCGGACTGGACGGTGCTTATGATATTGAAAATGATATCACGTATCTTGGACCTGACTGGAAAGTGGTAGATTGCGGTGATGTTGATATTATTCATGGCGATCTTATGCAATCACATGAAAACACCGAAGCGTCCATTCGAAAAATTGTTTCCAAAGGGGCAATGCCAGTTGTCTTAGGAGGGGACCATTCTATTACGGCTGCAGTAGGTAAAGGGTTAGAAGAATTAGGTCCATTTCATGTAATTCAAATTGATGCTCATCTCGACTGGGCCGACCATCGTTCGGGACAGCGCTATGGACACGGAAACTGTATTCGTCGTTTGTCTGAGCTGGACCATGTACAGGAAATCTTCCAGTTTGGTATCCGTGGTATCTCAAGCAGTTTGAAAGAGGATGTGGATGCTGCAAGAGAATACGGAAGTACCATTTTATCACCGCGTAAAATGAGAAAAATGGGAGTGGAAGAAGTGCTTGCACAAATTCCTAAGGGGGAGAAATATTATGTAACCATTGATATTGATGGTATGGATCCTTCGATTGCTCCTGGAACAGGAACACCATCACCAGGTGGCTTGCTTTATGATGAAGTAAATGAATTATTAGAAGGAATCGCAAAAAGAGGCGAAGTTGTAGCATTTGACTTAGTTGAAGTTGCTCCGCCTTATGACCCAACAGGAATGACTGGACAAACAGCTGCTCGTATTTCTCTGGATTTACTAAGCTACGTATTAAAGCAAAAAGAGCTTCAAAGTAAAGAAGAAGAGGCGCTTGCTTCTCAGAAATAA
- a CDS encoding ATP-dependent DNA helicase, whose protein sequence is MTNIVKISVRHLVEYVFRSGSIESGGFRTSTPLTDGTKAHQKIQKTYTSSDQKEVYLKTVIPYETITMHVDGRADGLLFQEDGLVIVDEIKSTSRALVTITEETYPVHWAQAVFYAYIYAKDRELAQMTIQLTYVHVRTEEQKQFQRIMTLPELESFIMEVVSQYAAYAKAKTQHIVDRNSSSKELVFPFEVYREGQHKLAGSVYKTILDKKVLFAKASTGIGKTISTIFPAIKSIGEGNLQRIFYLTAKTITRTAAEDAFRLLIANGLDMKVVTITAKDKICFQEETICTAEHCPFADGYYDRINGAILDIFENESLMSRAVIEAYARKHRVCPFEFSLDLAYTADAVICDYNYIFDPRVSLKRLIEDQKKQSVLLVDEAHNLVERAREMYSAVLLKSSFLQVQKAYKDINAAVAKAAKAVNVCLAEKRKQENIAEKQLDEDLAVLVEKFTEVAEEELVQNVESNQLLLDTYFAASAFAKICRLYDKRFVSYVEVNKSEVMIKLFCLDPSYLLQQMGKGFRSKVFFSATLAPADYYKNLLGGTEDDYVLSIPSPFVHENAEVLVQPLSTRYRDRERTLLPMVQFIRDVLNKQKGNFMIFFPSYDYMNKAFEAFKTEAPDVKTIVQETGMSEELRENFLTAFEPSGDERLVGFAVLGGVFSEGVDLKGDRLCGVMVVGVGLPQIGFERDIIKDYFTNEGYSGFDYAYVYPGMNKVLQAGGRLIRSEADHGTIVLIDDRFLQPKYQKLFPEEWRHYKVVN, encoded by the coding sequence ATGACAAACATTGTTAAAATATCGGTACGGCATCTGGTGGAATATGTATTTCGGAGTGGGAGTATTGAGTCCGGCGGCTTCCGCACTTCAACTCCTCTTACAGATGGTACGAAGGCTCATCAGAAGATACAGAAAACCTACACTAGTAGTGATCAGAAGGAAGTCTATCTTAAAACAGTGATTCCCTATGAAACTATTACCATGCATGTGGACGGACGCGCTGACGGATTACTTTTTCAAGAGGACGGGCTGGTAATCGTCGATGAAATCAAGTCTACTTCACGCGCGCTCGTTACTATTACGGAGGAGACTTACCCAGTACACTGGGCACAAGCTGTCTTCTATGCGTATATTTATGCGAAAGATCGAGAGCTTGCGCAAATGACCATTCAACTGACATATGTACACGTCAGAACAGAAGAGCAGAAACAGTTTCAACGAATTATGACCCTGCCAGAGCTTGAAAGCTTCATAATGGAAGTAGTCAGTCAGTACGCTGCATATGCCAAAGCGAAGACTCAGCATATTGTGGACAGAAATTCCAGCAGTAAAGAGCTGGTATTTCCTTTTGAAGTCTACCGGGAAGGTCAGCACAAGCTTGCGGGTTCAGTCTATAAAACGATACTCGATAAAAAAGTTTTGTTTGCCAAAGCTTCCACTGGGATCGGTAAAACAATTTCCACGATTTTCCCTGCAATTAAATCGATTGGTGAAGGCAACCTACAGCGCATTTTTTACCTAACAGCAAAAACCATTACCAGAACAGCAGCCGAAGACGCGTTCCGATTGTTGATTGCAAATGGCTTGGACATGAAGGTTGTCACCATTACAGCAAAGGATAAGATCTGTTTTCAGGAGGAAACTATTTGTACCGCTGAGCATTGTCCTTTTGCTGACGGTTATTATGACCGGATTAACGGGGCAATTCTGGATATTTTTGAAAATGAATCACTAATGAGCCGTGCAGTGATTGAAGCTTATGCCCGGAAGCATCGAGTTTGTCCATTTGAATTTTCGCTTGACCTTGCTTACACAGCAGATGCGGTTATTTGCGATTATAATTATATATTCGACCCTAGAGTGTCCTTAAAACGCTTAATCGAGGATCAGAAAAAACAATCCGTACTGCTCGTTGATGAGGCGCACAATCTGGTTGAACGTGCTCGGGAAATGTACTCAGCGGTATTGTTAAAATCATCTTTTTTACAGGTGCAAAAAGCATACAAAGATATAAACGCGGCTGTTGCTAAAGCCGCGAAGGCCGTCAATGTTTGTCTCGCAGAAAAGCGAAAGCAGGAGAATATTGCAGAAAAACAACTCGATGAAGACCTGGCAGTTCTGGTGGAGAAGTTCACGGAAGTGGCAGAGGAAGAATTGGTTCAGAATGTAGAATCCAATCAACTATTATTGGATACCTATTTTGCTGCCAGTGCCTTCGCAAAAATCTGCCGCCTATATGACAAACGCTTCGTCTCTTATGTAGAAGTAAACAAGAGCGAGGTAATGATAAAGCTGTTTTGTTTAGATCCATCGTACCTTCTCCAGCAAATGGGAAAAGGCTTTCGTTCTAAAGTTTTCTTTTCGGCTACACTAGCACCAGCGGATTACTATAAAAACTTGCTCGGAGGAACCGAGGATGACTATGTGCTATCCATCCCCTCTCCATTTGTTCATGAAAATGCAGAGGTTCTGGTTCAGCCTTTGTCCACCCGCTATCGTGACCGTGAACGCACACTTTTGCCAATGGTCCAGTTTATTCGTGATGTTTTAAACAAACAAAAAGGGAATTTCATGATTTTTTTCCCGTCCTATGATTATATGAATAAAGCTTTCGAAGCATTTAAAACGGAAGCACCAGATGTAAAAACAATTGTCCAGGAAACAGGGATGTCGGAGGAGCTGCGTGAGAATTTCCTAACCGCCTTCGAACCAAGCGGAGATGAAAGATTAGTAGGATTTGCGGTTCTTGGTGGTGTTTTTTCAGAAGGGGTCGATTTAAAGGGCGACCGGCTTTGCGGAGTTATGGTCGTTGGGGTCGGGCTACCGCAGATCGGATTCGAACGAGATATTATCAAGGATTATTTTACTAATGAAGGATATAGTGGCTTTGATTACGCCTATGTCTATCCTGGAATGAATAAGGTACTGCAAGCTGGCGGCAGACTTATCAGGTCTGAGGCCGATCATGGAACCATTGTATTAATAGATGACCGATTTTTACAGCCAAAGTATCAGAAACTGTTCCCAGAAGAGTGGCGTCATTATAAGGTTGTTAATTAA
- a CDS encoding dicarboxylate/amino acid:cation symporter: MKKMSLSTKVLIGFVLGIIIALIFKEKATVVKPLGDLFLNLIKMIVVPLVFFSIVSGITSMNNFTKLKRIGGKVLLFYIATTICAGTIGLLVANLISPGSSVTLDEIEVKPGQFEEEATPSVVDTIVSMFPTNPFNSLVEGNLMQVIVFSIFLGISMVLLGDKVQTFKKFFDNGAEVMYKITDIVMKFSPIGVAALIATTIGEYGAKVLGSITALIIADYVGLLLICFGLYALIIKFFVKMKLGTFYKSALKIWPITASTTSSSGTLPYTMEVVERDLGVSKSLTGFSLPLGATINMDGAVNYFAIAVIFVAQIYGIELTITQQITTILLATLISVGAPGIPGGGIVMTIMLLTTMGLPLEIMGLIAGIYRVIDMGHTSLNVTGDMVCTLAVAKSENLISDTKPGENSEDINAKVV, encoded by the coding sequence ATGAAAAAAATGTCACTAAGCACAAAAGTCTTAATAGGTTTTGTACTAGGGATAATAATCGCCCTTATCTTTAAAGAAAAAGCTACAGTAGTTAAGCCTTTAGGTGATCTATTTTTAAACCTAATTAAAATGATAGTTGTTCCTTTAGTATTCTTTTCAATAGTAAGTGGTATAACCTCTATGAACAACTTTACAAAGTTGAAAAGAATTGGTGGTAAGGTATTACTATTTTATATAGCTACTACTATTTGTGCAGGTACTATCGGTTTACTAGTTGCCAATTTAATTTCACCTGGATCTAGTGTTACGTTAGATGAAATTGAAGTCAAACCAGGACAATTCGAAGAGGAAGCTACACCATCAGTTGTTGATACGATAGTTTCCATGTTCCCTACTAATCCATTTAACTCTCTTGTTGAAGGAAATCTAATGCAGGTTATTGTATTTTCAATTTTTCTAGGGATTTCTATGGTTCTATTAGGTGATAAAGTACAAACTTTTAAGAAGTTCTTTGATAACGGTGCAGAAGTTATGTACAAAATAACAGATATTGTAATGAAATTTTCTCCTATTGGTGTTGCAGCTTTAATTGCTACTACAATAGGAGAGTATGGAGCAAAGGTTTTAGGATCAATTACTGCTTTAATTATAGCAGATTATGTAGGCTTATTGCTCATCTGTTTTGGTTTATATGCACTAATAATTAAATTCTTTGTCAAAATGAAATTAGGTACTTTTTATAAGAGTGCTTTAAAAATTTGGCCTATAACAGCCAGCACGACAAGTAGCTCTGGTACATTACCCTATACGATGGAGGTTGTTGAAAGAGACCTTGGTGTGTCTAAAAGTCTAACAGGTTTTTCATTACCCTTAGGTGCAACTATCAATATGGACGGTGCAGTAAACTATTTTGCTATCGCTGTCATTTTTGTTGCCCAGATTTATGGAATAGAGCTTACGATAACGCAACAAATAACTACAATTTTACTTGCAACCTTAATATCTGTTGGGGCTCCAGGAATCCCTGGCGGTGGAATTGTTATGACAATCATGTTACTGACAACAATGGGGCTGCCTCTTGAGATCATGGGATTAATAGCAGGCATCTATAGAGTCATAGACATGGGTCATACTTCTCTAAATGTTACTGGAGATATGGTGTGTACACTTGCTGTTGCAAAATCTGAGAATTTGATATCAGATACTAAACCTGGTGAGAATAGTGAAGATATAAATGCTAAAGTAGTATAA
- a CDS encoding acetoacetate decarboxylase family protein, with amino-acid sequence MSKYEYSILPEYSPLYPNLPYEYKSYQKVSVYCQGEREALQRFLPKEFVLTSDIFEIFILKNNEIKGLDLYSEGGVVIPCSYKDINGACVAFEYVNTDDALCAGREIWGYPKKLAEVQFNQNESSIMGSITRKGKKIIDIEFEKGSKKVEPPNLSPRLQVKRMPHPEFHGTDTNTIIRNELQDVEIKKKVFGTAKLNIEESTSDPLSRLGVQEIVGAMYIEGAFTLTYGSVIENLQK; translated from the coding sequence ATGTCAAAATACGAATACTCCATTTTACCGGAATATTCACCGTTATACCCTAACTTGCCTTACGAATATAAAAGTTATCAAAAGGTAAGTGTATATTGTCAAGGAGAAAGAGAAGCGTTACAAAGATTTTTACCAAAAGAATTCGTATTAACTTCTGATATTTTTGAAATATTTATTCTAAAAAATAACGAAATTAAAGGTTTAGATTTGTATAGCGAGGGTGGAGTAGTTATTCCATGTTCTTATAAAGATATCAATGGAGCATGCGTGGCTTTTGAATATGTGAATACAGATGATGCTCTTTGCGCTGGAAGAGAGATATGGGGTTATCCAAAAAAACTTGCAGAAGTTCAATTTAATCAAAACGAAAGTTCAATAATGGGCAGTATTACCAGGAAAGGTAAAAAGATAATTGACATTGAGTTTGAAAAAGGTAGTAAAAAAGTAGAACCACCAAATTTATCACCTAGACTTCAGGTGAAACGTATGCCACATCCAGAATTTCACGGTACGGATACAAATACCATTATTAGAAATGAGTTACAAGATGTTGAAATTAAGAAAAAAGTATTTGGTACTGCAAAATTAAATATTGAGGAATCGACATCAGATCCATTGTCGCGGTTAGGGGTACAAGAAATTGTGGGTGCGATGTATATAGAAGGAGCATTTACACTAACATACGGTAGTGTAATAGAAAATCTGCAAAAATAA
- a CDS encoding sodium/proline symporter: MLTVFLIYLIIVFMIGVLSERYITKSEEGFYLGDRNFGPWATAISAGATDTSGWIFIGAAGAAYVSGISTMWMLPGFIIGYLINWFVVAPKLRREGKELGALSLTDYFSLKLDDGNNILKIVSSIVIIIFFIASMASQLTAAGKTLDATISFDYNLGLILSAAFVIGYAIFGGYRAVILTDLTQGIIMLVVLILFPLYMVFFELGGPANFFHTLQSIDPALVSSLGGATGAAGFGVFIGLFGFGLGEPGQPHIVQRFLSARDDKTITQGSFIAMFWVIVVMTGSNLLGLIGRIIIPVLDDPEYVFPMVSIEVLPTIVTGIVLAAIFAAIQSTFSSQIMVATQAFASDLLKGITKKTYTNKQLTIISRATMIVLGVISTIIALMDIQSVFDLVLYAWAGLASSFGPLLLLLLYTNIVTKEGALWGIITGTLVTIVWINTPWVAYLYELIPAAISSTLIILLVSKLTKKNN, translated from the coding sequence ATGCTTACAGTTTTTCTTATTTATTTAATAATTGTTTTCATGATTGGTGTTTTGTCAGAGCGATACATCACGAAAAGTGAAGAGGGATTTTATCTAGGAGATCGAAACTTTGGACCTTGGGCAACTGCAATTAGTGCAGGGGCTACTGATACAAGTGGATGGATATTTATTGGAGCTGCTGGGGCTGCTTATGTTTCAGGAATAAGTACGATGTGGATGCTACCTGGTTTTATAATCGGTTATTTAATAAACTGGTTTGTAGTAGCACCGAAACTAAGACGAGAAGGGAAAGAGCTTGGTGCATTAAGCCTAACTGATTATTTTAGTTTGAAATTAGATGATGGTAACAACATCTTGAAAATTGTTTCCAGCATAGTTATTATAATTTTCTTTATAGCCTCAATGGCTTCGCAACTAACAGCAGCTGGTAAAACACTGGATGCCACTATTTCTTTTGACTATAATCTTGGACTAATACTTTCAGCAGCATTTGTAATTGGTTATGCAATCTTTGGTGGGTACAGAGCTGTAATATTGACAGATCTAACCCAAGGAATAATTATGTTAGTTGTTTTAATTTTGTTTCCGTTGTATATGGTATTTTTTGAACTAGGGGGTCCAGCAAACTTCTTTCATACTTTACAATCAATTGACCCAGCATTAGTTTCTTCACTAGGTGGTGCTACAGGTGCTGCAGGTTTTGGTGTTTTTATTGGATTATTTGGATTTGGATTAGGTGAACCCGGGCAACCACATATTGTTCAACGGTTTTTGTCAGCAAGGGATGACAAAACGATTACCCAAGGATCATTCATCGCCATGTTTTGGGTTATAGTCGTAATGACTGGTTCAAACTTACTAGGTTTGATTGGAAGAATTATTATTCCAGTATTAGATGATCCAGAATATGTTTTCCCAATGGTATCAATTGAAGTATTACCTACAATTGTTACTGGTATAGTATTAGCAGCTATTTTTGCGGCTATACAATCCACGTTTTCTTCACAAATTATGGTTGCAACTCAAGCATTTGCAAGTGATTTACTAAAAGGGATAACTAAAAAAACATACACGAATAAACAATTAACAATAATTTCAAGAGCGACAATGATAGTTCTTGGTGTTATTTCTACCATAATTGCTTTAATGGATATTCAATCTGTATTTGACCTTGTTCTATACGCATGGGCAGGGTTGGCATCTAGCTTTGGGCCATTATTGTTATTATTGCTCTATACAAATATCGTTACAAAAGAAGGTGCGCTTTGGGGAATAATTACCGGTACGCTGGTAACAATCGTCTGGATTAATACACCATGGGTAGCTTACTTATATGAATTAATTCCCGCAGCAATCTCTTCCACCCTTATAATTTTATTAGTTAGTAAGCTTACGAAAAAAAATAATTGA
- a CDS encoding acetoacetate decarboxylase family protein: protein MKRNAYNVPVHAPLFPDPFVPYECKDYVSLFAVVEANKEEVKQILSYTPFEYVNNKMVISISDFSNTDKISYMDCAMVVPVKYGEKYGGYYIYEYENNDAAIAAGRDLWGYPKKYAEITLAEKNGKIYGAAKKNGKVLLEMSSTLSEKIPKIDEPKTTPHFNIRTIPKPAGGILLQEIIERDTSPDFQLHEKAFTNIHLKMNSTATESLSLLEPLKVLGGGVIKGDFYATNENGWGKVLETIEFNQ from the coding sequence ATGAAAAGAAATGCATACAATGTGCCTGTTCATGCACCGCTTTTTCCTGATCCTTTTGTGCCGTACGAATGTAAGGATTATGTTTCACTTTTTGCGGTTGTTGAAGCAAATAAAGAAGAAGTAAAACAAATTCTTTCCTATACTCCTTTTGAATATGTAAATAATAAAATGGTAATCTCTATATCGGATTTTAGTAATACTGACAAGATATCTTACATGGATTGCGCAATGGTAGTACCGGTGAAATATGGTGAAAAATATGGTGGATATTATATTTATGAATATGAAAACAATGATGCAGCAATAGCAGCTGGAAGGGATCTATGGGGGTATCCTAAGAAATATGCAGAAATAACTTTAGCCGAAAAAAATGGAAAAATTTATGGCGCTGCTAAGAAAAATGGAAAAGTACTGCTAGAAATGAGTTCAACCTTATCGGAAAAAATCCCAAAAATAGATGAGCCAAAAACAACTCCACATTTCAATATTAGAACAATACCTAAACCAGCAGGAGGTATCCTTTTACAGGAAATAATTGAGCGCGACACCTCACCGGATTTTCAGTTACACGAAAAGGCTTTTACAAATATTCACTTAAAAATGAATTCGACGGCTACAGAGTCCTTATCATTATTGGAACCCCTCAAAGTCCTAGGTGGAGGAGTTATTAAAGGAGACTTTTATGCAACGAATGAAAATGGTTGGGGAAAGGTCTTAGAAACAATAGAGTTTAATCAATAA
- a CDS encoding sigma-70 family RNA polymerase sigma factor codes for MDKNSQFTFEAIFEQNQRRIHYHIHKLCINDPHQEFYQEGLFAMWNAYKTYEPDKGVMSTYFNYTIKNRLIDLMRKKSREQQNEGACVQEIGNRTYNSNHIRKSNALIPYITDIPIDDSSTMIWEHVKSLLTESQWSWVYHYIILNMSVKEIAEQEGTTIEAVKSHGKRARKRLREAGLKELMRELD; via the coding sequence ATGGATAAGAATAGTCAATTTACGTTTGAAGCAATTTTTGAGCAAAATCAACGGAGAATTCATTACCATATTCACAAGTTATGTATTAATGATCCACACCAAGAGTTTTACCAGGAAGGACTTTTTGCCATGTGGAATGCCTATAAAACGTATGAACCGGATAAAGGCGTCATGTCAACTTACTTTAACTATACAATCAAAAATCGTTTGATTGATTTAATGCGTAAAAAATCAAGAGAACAACAGAACGAAGGCGCATGTGTGCAAGAGATAGGAAACAGAACGTATAACAGTAATCACATCCGCAAAAGCAATGCACTTATTCCTTATATTACGGACATACCTATTGATGATTCGTCTACGATGATATGGGAGCATGTAAAGTCATTATTAACAGAAAGTCAATGGAGCTGGGTATATCACTACATTATTTTAAATATGTCAGTGAAGGAAATTGCTGAACAAGAAGGTACGACGATTGAAGCCGTAAAGAGCCATGGGAAACGGGCGAGGAAGAGATTGAGAGAAGCGGGTTTGAAGGAGTTGATGAGGGAGTTGGATTAG
- a CDS encoding ROK family transcriptional regulator, which translates to MQKLQTGDHNLVKQINKSIVFGLIESKGPMSRAQISKNTGLNKATVSTMVSELINDSFVYEIEAGQSSGGRKPVMLYFNNHTGYSIGIDLGVNYILGVLTDLSGNIIEETTRDLNGIEFDYVIENLISLVEALIEKAPQSTYGIIGIGVGVPGNVDKEDKILFAPNLKWKQVDLKQVIENKFNIPTKIENEANAGSHGERLYGAGKNISNIIYISIGIGIGTGIIINNDLYTGSSGISGEMGHFTIEANGRKCSCGNRGCWELYASESALLRAAEKHDLSKKEHKIDLDYLINEAQIGNTEVLQLLNTLGENIGIGLTNIVNTFNPEVVVIGNRIAQFETWIANPIDHVLEERLSTYHKDSTEIRFSKLGKRSCAIGASSFSISMFLSDKRVSVR; encoded by the coding sequence ATGCAAAAATTACAGACTGGTGACCACAATCTCGTAAAACAAATTAATAAATCAATTGTCTTTGGTTTAATTGAAAGCAAAGGGCCTATGTCCCGTGCACAGATTTCTAAAAATACTGGGTTAAATAAAGCAACTGTCTCAACAATGGTGTCAGAACTTATAAATGACTCTTTTGTTTATGAAATAGAAGCAGGTCAATCAAGTGGAGGCAGAAAACCAGTGATGCTCTATTTTAATAATCATACTGGTTACTCTATAGGAATCGACTTGGGAGTAAATTATATCTTAGGCGTACTGACAGATTTAAGTGGTAACATTATAGAAGAAACAACCAGAGATTTGAATGGTATTGAATTTGACTATGTAATCGAAAATTTAATTTCATTAGTGGAGGCATTAATTGAAAAAGCTCCCCAGAGTACGTATGGTATTATTGGGATTGGTGTTGGTGTACCCGGTAACGTAGATAAAGAAGATAAAATTCTTTTTGCACCAAACCTTAAGTGGAAACAGGTAGATTTAAAGCAAGTAATTGAAAATAAGTTTAATATCCCTACTAAGATTGAAAATGAAGCCAATGCTGGTTCCCATGGGGAACGCTTATACGGTGCAGGTAAAAACATCTCTAATATAATTTATATAAGTATAGGAATCGGTATTGGTACAGGCATTATTATTAATAATGATCTTTATACCGGTTCATCTGGCATATCTGGAGAGATGGGACACTTCACGATTGAAGCTAATGGAAGAAAGTGTTCTTGTGGTAACCGTGGATGCTGGGAACTATATGCCTCTGAAAGCGCACTATTAAGGGCAGCTGAAAAACATGACCTGTCGAAGAAGGAACACAAAATAGATTTAGACTATCTGATCAACGAAGCGCAAATAGGAAATACAGAGGTTCTTCAACTATTAAATACATTAGGTGAAAATATTGGTATTGGACTAACAAACATCGTTAACACGTTTAATCCTGAAGTAGTTGTTATAGGAAATCGTATTGCTCAATTTGAAACTTGGATTGCAAACCCAATCGATCATGTTCTGGAAGAGCGACTTTCCACTTATCATAAAGACAGTACAGAAATACGATTTTCTAAGCTGGGAAAACGCTCATGTGCTATTGGGGCTTCTTCCTTCTCGATTTCTATGTTTTTATCGGATAAAAGAGTGTCAGTGCGATAA